One genomic region from Desulfovibrio porci encodes:
- the acs gene encoding acetate--CoA ligase, which yields MSQERITTLLTEKRSYLPPEHGKSSAWICGQEEYDALCRRALDDPSDFWGARASQLIHWFKRWDKVLDADEQRHKYRWFTGAKLNASFNCIDRHLISGRRNKAALIWQGEDEMDVRCYTYQMLYTEVCRMAHALSSLHIRKGDHVALYMPMIPELVIAMLACARIGAIHTAIFSGYAEGGVRSRIHDSKARVVITADAAVRAGKFKPLKANLDPILEKCPSVAHVVVVRRAGLDNVTMQPNRDIWWHDLIDDFTLNADFPCEPMDANDTLFLLHTSGSTGKPTGIMHSTGGYLTYAAHTTQWCFDMRDDDVYWCTADMGWITGHTYGVYGPLALGATTMMFEGVPTWPKPDRYWRIVENFRVNILYTAPTVIRSLMRLGEAWAERYDLRSLRILGSVGEPINPEAWSWYHKNIGGGELPIVDTWWQTETGGAMISPMPYATKLKPGSAAKPLPGIDAAVMGSGGRDGEEDGGSGHLVIRKPWPGMMLGVFNDEEKYQSYFSRFGCYESGDGAQVDADGYFWILGRIDDSINVSGHRLSTAEIEAVLAACPEVGEAAVVPMPHRLKGEAIYAYVVTRDEVPWSEDLRKKLRDTVRRDIGALASPEYIQFVEAMPKTTSGKIIRRMLRKIAGDTYEDLGDTTALADPQVLETIIIGHQNILQGQHETATAAGDEPASEGKEAAPGA from the coding sequence ATGTCCCAGGAACGCATTACCACTTTATTGACCGAGAAGCGCAGCTATCTTCCGCCGGAACACGGCAAATCCTCAGCCTGGATATGCGGCCAGGAAGAATACGACGCCTTGTGCCGCCGCGCTCTGGACGACCCCAGCGATTTCTGGGGGGCGCGCGCCTCGCAGTTGATACACTGGTTCAAGCGTTGGGACAAAGTACTGGATGCCGACGAGCAACGGCACAAGTACAGATGGTTCACCGGCGCCAAACTCAACGCGTCCTTTAACTGTATCGACCGCCATCTGATTTCCGGCCGCCGCAACAAGGCCGCCCTGATCTGGCAGGGCGAAGATGAAATGGACGTGCGCTGCTACACCTATCAGATGCTCTACACCGAAGTCTGCCGCATGGCTCACGCCCTGAGCTCCCTGCACATCCGCAAGGGCGATCACGTGGCGCTGTACATGCCCATGATTCCGGAACTGGTCATCGCCATGCTGGCCTGCGCGCGCATCGGGGCCATCCACACGGCCATTTTCTCCGGCTATGCCGAAGGCGGCGTGCGCAGCCGCATCCACGATTCCAAGGCCAGGGTGGTGATCACCGCCGACGCCGCCGTGCGAGCGGGCAAGTTCAAGCCGCTCAAGGCCAATCTGGACCCCATTCTGGAAAAATGTCCCTCCGTGGCCCATGTGGTGGTGGTGCGCCGCGCCGGTCTGGACAACGTCACCATGCAGCCCAACCGCGACATCTGGTGGCACGACCTCATCGACGACTTCACCCTCAACGCGGACTTTCCCTGCGAGCCCATGGACGCCAACGACACGCTCTTTCTGCTGCACACCAGCGGCAGCACGGGCAAACCCACGGGCATCATGCACTCCACGGGCGGGTATCTGACCTACGCGGCCCACACCACTCAGTGGTGCTTTGACATGCGCGACGACGACGTCTACTGGTGTACCGCCGACATGGGCTGGATCACCGGGCACACCTACGGCGTATACGGTCCCCTGGCCCTCGGGGCCACCACCATGATGTTCGAGGGCGTGCCCACCTGGCCCAAGCCGGACCGCTACTGGCGCATTGTGGAAAATTTCCGGGTCAACATCCTCTATACCGCGCCCACGGTGATCCGCTCCCTGATGCGCCTGGGCGAGGCCTGGGCCGAACGCTACGACCTGCGCAGCCTGCGGATTCTGGGGTCGGTGGGCGAGCCCATCAATCCCGAAGCCTGGTCCTGGTACCACAAGAATATCGGCGGGGGCGAACTGCCCATCGTGGACACCTGGTGGCAGACGGAAACCGGCGGGGCCATGATCAGCCCCATGCCTTACGCCACCAAGCTCAAACCCGGCTCGGCGGCCAAGCCCCTGCCCGGCATCGACGCCGCCGTCATGGGCAGCGGGGGACGCGACGGCGAAGAGGACGGCGGCTCGGGCCATCTGGTGATCCGCAAGCCCTGGCCCGGCATGATGCTGGGCGTGTTCAACGATGAGGAGAAATACCAGTCCTACTTCTCGCGCTTCGGCTGCTATGAGTCCGGCGACGGCGCGCAGGTGGACGCGGACGGCTATTTCTGGATACTGGGGCGCATCGACGATTCCATCAACGTCTCGGGCCACCGCCTGTCCACGGCCGAAATCGAAGCCGTGCTGGCCGCCTGCCCCGAAGTGGGCGAAGCCGCCGTGGTGCCCATGCCCCACCGCCTCAAGGGCGAGGCCATCTACGCCTATGTGGTCACCCGTGACGAAGTGCCCTGGAGCGAGGACTTGCGCAAAAAGCTGCGCGACACCGTGCGCCGCGACATCGGCGCCCTGGCCAGTCCGGAATATATCCAGTTTGTGGAAGCCATGCCCAAAACCACGTCCGGCAAGATCATCCGCCGCATGCTGCGCAAGATCGCGGGCGACACCTATGAGGACCTGGGCGACACCACGGCTCTGGCCGATCCGCAGGTGCTGGAAACCATCATCATCGGGCACCAGAATATTCTCCAGGGCCAGCACGAAACCGCTACTGCGGCGGGCGACGAACCGGCCTCTGAGGGCAAGGAGGCGGCCCCGGGCGCGTAA
- a CDS encoding heavy metal translocating P-type ATPase yields MSFFIIHELQGLNGTATGRMRVRADRPLPPPPAADLTRNLEELPGISDVRVNPRVGSVLFFYADRESRLSALRLLTVRDEAPAPDTPDNISDLLPEEPPAGGVLPLIRFFVIRPFLPRIWRVITSVAAAAPFLLKGVASLLRGRLSVDVLDAAAITASILMRDFRTVSVLTLLLGLGETLEYWTRRRSLDSLTESLALNVDSVWLLGEDGTEVSVPLSQVQKDDLVVVRDGGSIPVDGIVEDGCAVVNQSSMTGEPLGVPRAKGASVFAGTVVEEGRLVIRVSHVGDGTRLRQVVTFIEQSEALKAGIQGKTERLADLAVPFTFGLAALVWLITRNPMRAASVLLVDYSCALKLATPLAVLASMREGAGHGMVIKGGRYLEALCEADTLVFDKTGTLTNASPKVVEVIPAEGQQRDEVLRVMACLEEHFPHPVARAVVRKAQEENLQHEEEHAQVEYVVAHGVASSLHGKKLRVGSRHYIEHDEGVDVSPLEADIVRQAALGRSLLYLSEDGKLAGILAIEDPLRPEAAEVVETLRGMGFKRVLMLTGDDERTTRAVAASAGITEFRAQVLPADKARVVQELTDSGCKVLMVGDGINDAPALSASHVGVAMIDGTDLAREVANVLLTRPSLGGLIEARRLACGTLRRIHTNFAVTLTLNSLFLAGGLFMVLQPGLSALLHNLTTLGVSLNAMRPHLPAPEAPAMEGRA; encoded by the coding sequence ATGTCCTTTTTCATCATCCATGAACTTCAGGGCCTCAACGGAACCGCCACCGGCAGAATGCGCGTGCGCGCCGACCGGCCTCTGCCGCCGCCTCCGGCCGCCGACCTGACCCGGAATCTTGAAGAACTGCCCGGCATCAGCGACGTGCGCGTCAATCCCCGCGTGGGCAGCGTCCTTTTCTTTTACGCCGACCGGGAAAGCCGCCTTTCGGCCTTGCGCCTGCTGACCGTCCGGGATGAGGCCCCGGCTCCGGACACGCCGGACAATATTTCGGATCTTTTGCCTGAAGAACCGCCCGCCGGGGGGGTGCTGCCGCTGATACGCTTTTTTGTCATCCGCCCCTTTCTGCCCCGGATCTGGCGCGTGATCACCAGCGTCGCGGCCGCCGCGCCTTTTCTGCTCAAGGGCGTCGCTTCCCTGCTGCGCGGCAGGCTCAGCGTGGACGTGCTGGACGCGGCGGCCATCACCGCCTCAATTCTCATGCGCGACTTCCGCACGGTCAGCGTGCTGACCCTGCTGCTGGGCCTGGGAGAAACCCTGGAATACTGGACCCGTCGCCGTTCCCTGGACAGTCTTACAGAAAGTCTGGCCCTGAATGTGGACAGCGTCTGGCTGCTCGGGGAAGACGGCACGGAAGTGTCCGTGCCCCTGAGCCAGGTTCAGAAAGACGATCTCGTGGTGGTGCGCGACGGCGGCTCCATCCCGGTGGACGGCATTGTGGAGGACGGTTGCGCGGTGGTCAATCAATCCTCCATGACCGGCGAACCGCTGGGCGTGCCGCGCGCCAAGGGCGCTTCGGTGTTCGCGGGCACGGTGGTGGAGGAAGGGCGGCTGGTGATCCGGGTCAGCCATGTGGGCGACGGTACCCGTCTGCGCCAGGTAGTCACCTTCATTGAGCAGTCCGAAGCGCTCAAGGCCGGCATTCAGGGCAAGACCGAGCGCCTGGCCGACTTGGCCGTGCCCTTCACCTTCGGCCTGGCGGCCCTGGTCTGGCTGATTACGCGCAATCCCATGCGCGCCGCCTCGGTGCTGCTGGTGGATTATTCCTGCGCGCTCAAGCTGGCCACGCCCCTGGCCGTCCTGGCCTCCATGCGCGAAGGAGCGGGTCACGGCATGGTCATCAAGGGCGGTCGCTATCTGGAAGCCTTGTGCGAAGCGGACACCCTGGTCTTCGACAAGACCGGCACCCTGACCAACGCCAGTCCCAAGGTGGTGGAAGTCATTCCCGCCGAAGGGCAGCAGCGCGACGAAGTCCTGCGGGTCATGGCCTGCCTGGAAGAGCATTTTCCCCATCCTGTGGCCCGCGCCGTGGTGCGCAAGGCTCAGGAGGAAAATCTCCAGCATGAGGAAGAACACGCCCAGGTGGAATACGTGGTGGCCCATGGCGTGGCCTCATCCCTGCACGGCAAAAAACTGCGGGTGGGCAGCCGCCACTATATTGAGCACGACGAAGGCGTGGACGTCTCGCCGCTGGAAGCGGACATTGTTCGTCAGGCGGCTCTGGGCCGCTCCCTGCTCTATCTGTCCGAGGACGGCAAGCTGGCGGGCATTCTGGCCATAGAGGATCCTCTGCGGCCGGAAGCCGCCGAAGTGGTGGAAACATTGCGCGGCATGGGCTTCAAGCGCGTACTGATGCTCACCGGCGACGACGAACGTACGACGCGGGCCGTGGCCGCGAGCGCGGGCATTACGGAATTTCGCGCCCAAGTGCTGCCCGCGGACAAGGCCAGAGTGGTGCAGGAACTTACCGACAGCGGCTGCAAGGTGCTCATGGTCGGCGACGGCATCAACGACGCTCCGGCCCTTTCAGCCTCACATGTGGGCGTGGCCATGATCGACGGCACGGATCTGGCGCGGGAAGTGGCCAATGTGCTGCTGACCAGGCCGAGTCTGGGCGGGCTCATTGAAGCCCGGCGGCTGGCGTGCGGCACATTGCGCCGCATCCATACGAATTTCGCGGTCACCCTGACCCTGAACAGCCTCTTCCTGGCCGGCGGTCTGTTCATGGTGCTGCAGCCCGGCCTCTCGGCCCTGCTGCACAATCTGACCACTCTGGGCGTATCGCTCAACGCCATGCGCCCGCACCTCCCGGCTCCGGAGGCCCCGGCCATGGAGGGCAGGGCATGA
- a CDS encoding carbonic anhydrase, whose translation MYSSLREGQNPKALVVACSDSRADPALVLGCKPGDIFVVRNVANLVPHREDAAEADAVTAALAYGVMHLGIEHVIVLGHSGCGGIAALLAHEKEETRDLISPWISLAGRALGRIRPLLEAGPESSARRACEQVSLLVSLRNLLSYPWIAQKVGRQELALHAWYFDLEQGELLGYFPASGGFEPLIVRP comes from the coding sequence TTGTACTCCTCACTTCGTGAGGGGCAGAATCCCAAAGCGCTGGTGGTCGCATGCAGCGATTCGCGCGCTGATCCGGCTCTGGTGCTGGGCTGTAAGCCGGGCGACATTTTTGTGGTCAGAAACGTGGCCAATCTCGTGCCGCACAGGGAGGACGCGGCCGAGGCGGACGCCGTCACGGCGGCCCTGGCCTATGGCGTAATGCATCTGGGCATTGAGCATGTGATCGTTTTGGGACACTCGGGCTGTGGGGGCATTGCCGCCCTGCTGGCCCACGAGAAGGAAGAGACGCGGGACCTGATCTCGCCTTGGATTTCATTGGCCGGGCGCGCCCTGGGCAGAATCAGGCCACTGCTGGAAGCCGGGCCGGAAAGTTCGGCCCGGCGGGCCTGTGAACAGGTTTCTTTGCTGGTCTCCCTGCGCAATCTGCTTTCCTATCCCTGGATCGCCCAAAAAGTGGGGCGGCAGGAACTGGCGCTCCATGCCTGGTATTTTGATCTGGAGCAGGGCGAACTTCTGGGCTATTTCCCCGCTTCCGGCGGTTTTGAGCCCTTGATAGTCCGTCCCTGA
- a CDS encoding FeoA family protein, protein MSQIVSLRNMRVGQQGKIATVEALGEMNRRIRDMGLIPGTTVSIVGRAPLKDPVALRLSGVTISLRNSEADYIKVDISGSAH, encoded by the coding sequence ATGAGTCAGATCGTCAGTCTCCGCAATATGCGTGTGGGCCAGCAGGGAAAAATCGCCACGGTGGAAGCCCTGGGCGAGATGAACCGGCGCATTCGCGACATGGGTCTGATTCCCGGCACCACCGTTTCCATAGTGGGCCGAGCGCCGCTGAAAGACCCGGTGGCCCTGCGCCTGTCCGGGGTGACCATTTCCCTGCGCAACAGCGAAGCGGATTACATCAAGGTCGATATTTCCGGTTCGGCCCACTAG
- a CDS encoding HMA2 domain-containing protein has protein sequence MNALRLLKYVRSFSDGRVRIRHPALRREDVAATAKEKLSAVDGVGSLEFNTLSGSVLILYDSARLPKERLLAVGEAWAAYLDAVQAGRPAQAPDC, from the coding sequence ATGAACGCTCTGCGTCTGCTCAAATATGTGCGGAGCTTTTCGGACGGCCGGGTGCGCATCCGTCACCCGGCCCTGCGGCGGGAGGATGTGGCCGCCACGGCAAAAGAAAAACTCTCGGCCGTTGACGGCGTAGGTTCCCTGGAGTTCAACACCCTGAGCGGTTCGGTGCTGATTCTCTACGACAGCGCGCGACTGCCGAAAGAACGGCTTTTGGCTGTGGGCGAGGCCTGGGCCGCTTATCTGGACGCGGTGCAGGCGGGCCGCCCGGCGCAGGCGCCGGACTGCTGA
- a CDS encoding DUF6110 family protein — translation MNNGLKFGLIFLGGIALGALGTVTVSRGKLDLKPVAADLISRGIDVKDALMSKVEAVKEDMEDLTAEARQASEKRKAAKASREAGEVQA, via the coding sequence ATGAACAACGGACTTAAATTCGGACTGATTTTTCTGGGCGGCATAGCCCTCGGCGCGCTGGGCACCGTGACCGTGAGCCGGGGCAAGCTGGATCTCAAACCCGTGGCCGCCGACCTGATCAGCCGGGGCATCGACGTGAAAGACGCCCTCATGAGCAAGGTGGAAGCGGTCAAGGAAGATATGGAAGACCTCACCGCCGAAGCCCGCCAGGCTTCGGAAAAGCGGAAGGCGGCCAAAGCCTCCAGGGAAGCCGGAGAGGTTCAGGCCTGA